The genomic stretch CGAACTCCGGAGCGGCCACCCGTCGAACGAACCGACGGGCTGACGAGCCCGATCTTGTCCCAGTAGCGCAGTTGGTTCCCGGTGATGCCTGTGAAACGAGCGGTCTGGAAAGAGCTAAAACCATCCTCTGACATAGGTCCTCACGCGTTGGAAGAAGGGTCCGTCCGCCAAGAGGGGAAGGGTCATGTTCTACGGCACACAGGTACATCAGTGCAAGACGCGGATGACGGATTTCTCAAGAAAGTATCGCGATTGTGTCGTTCAGCGCCCATCGCCGCGCTCGAAGCGCTTGCGCCAGTGCTCTTCCGCCTTGCCGAACCACTTCAGCGCGTCGGCTCCGCCGCCGCTCAGTCCCCCGATGTCCTTCGACGCACGCGCAAACGCGACGACCGACGCAAGCATGACCGCGAAACCCAAGAGACCGAATGCCAGCAGCCAGTCAGCACCGCCGAGACCGGCGAGCAGCCCCACAAGCAACAACAAGAGGCCGACGCCGAACCCGTAGGCCGCACGCTTGACGCGCCGCACGGCTACGCCCCGCGGCGTTGCGACCGCGGTAGTTCGTGCGAACTTTGGGTCCTCTGCGACGAGCCTGCGCTCGATCTCGTCGAGAATCCTTTGTTCGTGATCCGAAAGCGGCATCGTCAACGACTCTCCCACCTGCCTCAAGCCTTAATTATAGGTTGGCGTGCGATGGCCGAACAAGAGACGGAATTAGCGCCCATGGAAATCGGGCGCGCGCTTCTGCACGCGAGCCATGACGGCCTCCGCGAAGTCGGCGGAGAACAGGATGGAACGCTGGGCCTGCACCTCACGGTCCAACCCCGTCGACACCGAGACGTCGAACGACTGGTTGGCGAGTCGTTTGATCGCGGCGATGGCCAACGGCGGACCCGCCGCGAGGTCGGCGGCCCAATCAATGGCGACGGACAAGTGCTCGCCGGCGAGAGATGCTCGCTCCGCCAGTCCGATGGCCGCAGCCTCGGCCGCCCCCACGCGTCGCGCGGTCATGGCGAGGTCCTTCGCCCTACCCAGACCGATTAGACGAGGCAAACGAACCGTTCCCCCGAGGTCGGGAATCAAGCCCCATCGGACCTCCATCACGCTGAACTCCGCATCCGCCCCCGCGACCCGGAAGTCGCACGCAATGGCCAGTTGAAGCCCTGCGCCGAACGCCGGCCCGCCCACGGCAGCGATGACGGGCTTCGGAATCTCCTCGAAGACCGAGAAGGATCGCTGCAACGCGGCGATGTCGATTGTCCCTGGGTCGGAATTTCCCCCCTGGGTGAATATCGTCGTGTCGATTCCACTTGAGAAAGCAGGCCCATTGCCGGTCACAACGACGGCGCGCACGTCCTCGTCGGCGCCCGCCCTTCGTCCGGCGTCCAGGAGTCCTTCGAACACTTCGGCGTCCATGGCGTTGCGCACCTCGGGACGGTCGATCGTCACGACCGCAACGCGACCGTTTATCTCATATCGAACTTTCCGACTCACGTTCTCTCCCCTCCTTGCTCTCCCGGCCCTTGAGGGAACCGACGCGGCCGCGGCTCGGATACGGCTGCGCGTTCAACCGCGTCACGACCGTAGCGACCACGAAGTCGATCCATCGCCGCGTCTGCTTCTCGCCACCGGTCCGGACGTTCACCTAATCGGAGCTGCTCGGGTCCGTGACCGGTCACCAGGCCGGTCGCGGCAACTCCGAGCAGTCGGATTCGGGCACGGTGCAGGCGCATCTCCTCGTACAGCTCACGCGCAGCCTCGTACAACCTCGCCGCCACGTCGGTTGGGGCCGGAAGCGTACGCGAGCGAGTCACAGTTCGGAAATCCGAGAAGCGAACTTTGATGGTCACCGTTCGCGCCGAGACTCCCGTGGCGCGCAGACGACCGGAGACCTTGTCGGCCAGCCGGAGCAGCTCTCTTCGCACGTCCTCGGGTGCGTCCAGATCGCGGCCGAAGGTCTGTTCCGCGGAGACCTGTTTGGACGGTTCATGCGGCACGACCGGCCGATCGTCCTCGCCACTCGCCATTCGCAACAGGTGCGCCGCGGGAGAATGGCCGAACGCACGCTCGAGCACACCGTCGGGCAGTGCCAACAGGTCCGAGACGAAGCGCACACCCAACCGGTCGAGCGCAGCGGCAGTCTGCTCTCCGACACCCCACAACTCGGTGACGGGCAAGGGGTCGAGGAACTCACGCACTCGGTCGCAAGGAACGTGGACGATTCCGTCGGGCTTAGCGCGACGGCTTGCAATCTTTGCCAGCAGTTTGTTGGACGCGACCCCGACGGAGCAGGCTAGGCGACGCTCCTTTCGGACGCGCGCGCGCACGCGCGCTGCGACCTGAACGGGCTCACCGAACAATCTCTGGGATCCTGCGACGTCGAGGAAAGCCTCGTCCATGGACGCCGACTCGACCAGTGGCGTGAAGGACAGAAAGATCTCATGAATCGCCTTGGACTCCCGGCGATAGAGCGCGAAGTCGGGCGGGACGATCACTAAGTCCGGGCACAGACGCCGCGCGCGCATCGCCGGCATCGCCGAACGCACTCCGAAGGCGCGCGCCTCGTACGAGGCGCTGGTGATCACACTGCGAGGTCCCCCACCACCGACAGCAACCGGCTTGCCCGTGAGCGAGGGGTCTTCCCGAACGGCGGCAGACGCGTAGAAGGCATCCATGTCCACGTGCAAGATCCGTTCGCTCGGGCGCTCCATATCCCCATCATGCTCCCGCGGAGCCTCCGCTGGCATGCCAGAGCTTGCGCGGCGCCGTCGCCGCAGGGGAATCGGCAGGGGTGCGCGCCGGCATCGGAATCGCGCGCGGGGCAGGCGCGCGCGGCACCGGTTCGGGCCTGCGGCCACGCGCGCGCGCGCTTCTGCGCCGCTCGGCATCGGCCGCCTCGATCTCGGCTACGCCTTCGGTCCACAGCGCTGCAGCGTCGAGCGATCCGTCACGATGCTCGCGCGCGAGCGCGGCTAAATCCCAGGCGCGCTCGCAGGTGATCGAGACCCCGCGCGCGCCGGTGCGGCGAACCCGTCCGCGCACCACCAACAGCCACGAGTGAAAGATCGTCCACGCGCACTGCTCCTGGACGCTTTCGAACACCGCCGTGTCGGTCAGTCCGGTGCCGTCGTCCAGGGTGAGAAAGATGATGCGCTGCCCTGAACGGACCGCCGGGGTCTGGGAAGCCACCTTGACGCCGGCGATCATCACGCGCTCGTCCTGGCGGCAGTCGAGAAGGTCGCGCGCGGCAGTCACCCCGAGGCTCGCGAGCGTCGGACGGTAGAACGAGATCACGTGACGGCTTGAGTCCATGCCGGTCACTTCGAGTTCTGCGCGCACCTTTTCGACGTCGGTGTACGGACGCAACCCCCACGAGGTCACCGGCTCCCGCAAGACAAACTCCTGCTGCGTCGGTTCGGGTCTCGGCCTACTCCCCTCCCACAGCCCCGCCACGTGCAGCAACAGGTCACGGCGTCCACCGAAGGCGTCGAGCGCGCCGGCGTGGATTAGCGCCTCCACCACGGGTCGCGACACCGATGTCCGCCGGCAAAAGTCGACCACGCCGGTGAACTCTCGCTCGCTGCGCGCTTGCAGGATCGACGCGATCTCGGCATCGTTGATTCCTTCGACGTGCATCAGACCTATCCGCACTCCCCACGCACTGCCTGCGCGCTCTACCGTGTATTCGCGTGCGGACGCACCAACGTCCAGAGGCTGGACCTCGACACCGTGGCGGCGCGCGTCGTCCAGGATCACCCTGCGGGGATACATCCCTGGTTCGTGCGTCAGCACTCCGACGGTAAACGCCGCCGGATGATGCGCCTTCAACCACGCCGATTGATAGGTCGGCACCGCGAAAGCTGCCGCGTGCGCCTTGCAGAACCCGAATGCGGCGAACGAAGACACCTGGTGCCACACAGGCTCGATCTCGCCTTCGCGCCATCCGTTGGCGCGCGCGCGCTCGAAGAACCACTCGCGAAGCGCGGGCAGGCGGTCCTCGCGCGCCAGTTCGCGCCGGACTTGGTCGGCCTTTCCGAGATCCTCTCCGGTCGCCGCTGCGATCGCGCGCATCACCTGCTCGTGGTACACCACGACGCCGAAGGTCTCCGCCAAGCACGCGCGCAAGGAGGGATGCGCGTACACCGGACGCGCCCATCCGTGACGGCGCGCGAGATACGGGCCGATCATGTCGCTTTGCACCGGGCCGGGACGAAACAGCGAGATCTCGACGATCAAGTCTCTCCAACGTTCCGGCTGCAGTTTTCCGAGCAACTCACGCTGGCCCGGCGACTCGATCTGAAAACAGCCGACCGTGCGCGAAGAACGAATGAGATCGAACGCTTCGGGATCCTCGCGAGGTATCGCATCGAGGTCGACGTCCTCGTCGCTCGTTCGTTTCACCTCCGCGACCGCCATGGTCATCGAGGACAACATTCGGATGCCGATCACGTCGAGTTTGAGCAACCCGAGCGCTTCGACATCGTCCTTGTCGAACTGAGACATCCGAAACCCGTTCGCGGAACGCTCCATTGGAGTGCGCGTCAGCAAATCGTCGGGCGCGATAAGGATTCCCGAGGGATGCAGCGCCAAATGCCTAGGAAATCCCGCGAGTCGTTCGACCACGTTGAACAACAACTCCATCTGTCCCGCGCGCAGCGACGATCGCTTCAGTTCGGGAAGGCGTTCGAGCGCAGCATGGATGCCCGAGGCGGAGATGTGCGGGAAGGACTTCGCGATGAGACCGACCTCGCTCTCGGGCAGGCCAAGCGCTTTGCCGACTTCGCGGATCCCGCCGCGCGCGCGGTAAGTGTCCACCATCGCAACGCACGCGACTCTTTCGGGCCGGAACGTGCGCAGGATGTCGCGGTAGACCTCCTCGCGGCGCGCGCTCTCTACGTCAAGGTCGATGTCGGGAAGTTCGTTCGAGCGATAGGGATTCATGAATCGCTCGAACACCAAGTTGTGCTCGATCGGATCCACCTCGCTGATCCCGGTGAGGTAGCAAATCAGGCTGCCTGCGGCCGACCCGCGACATGCGCTGCGAATCCCCATCTGCTTGATGCGGCGCACGATGTCGGCGACGGTGAGGAAGTACCCGGCGAAGCCCAGGCGCGCGCACATCCGCAACTCGGCATCCAGCGTCGCGCGCAACCGCGGCGACTCGCGCATTCCGCGGCGCGCGATGCCCTCGAAACAGTTCCTTGCGAGCAGTTCATTCAGCGAACGCTGCGGCAAGCCGCGCGGCATCGGATACGACGGCACCTGCACGCGACCG from Actinomycetota bacterium encodes the following:
- a CDS encoding DUF3040 domain-containing protein: MGESLTMPLSDHEQRILDEIERRLVAEDPKFARTTAVATPRGVAVRRVKRAAYGFGVGLLLLLVGLLAGLGGADWLLAFGLLGFAVMLASVVAFARASKDIGGLSGGGADALKWFGKAEEHWRKRFERGDGR
- a CDS encoding enoyl-CoA hydratase-related protein yields the protein MSRKVRYEINGRVAVVTIDRPEVRNAMDAEVFEGLLDAGRRAGADEDVRAVVVTGNGPAFSSGIDTTIFTQGGNSDPGTIDIAALQRSFSVFEEIPKPVIAAVGGPAFGAGLQLAIACDFRVAGADAEFSVMEVRWGLIPDLGGTVRLPRLIGLGRAKDLAMTARRVGAAEAAAIGLAERASLAGEHLSVAIDWAADLAAGPPLAIAAIKRLANQSFDVSVSTGLDREVQAQRSILFSADFAEAVMARVQKRAPDFHGR
- the dinB gene encoding DNA polymerase IV — protein: MERPSERILHVDMDAFYASAAVREDPSLTGKPVAVGGGGPRSVITSASYEARAFGVRSAMPAMRARRLCPDLVIVPPDFALYRRESKAIHEIFLSFTPLVESASMDEAFLDVAGSQRLFGEPVQVAARVRARVRKERRLACSVGVASNKLLAKIASRRAKPDGIVHVPCDRVREFLDPLPVTELWGVGEQTAAALDRLGVRFVSDLLALPDGVLERAFGHSPAAHLLRMASGEDDRPVVPHEPSKQVSAEQTFGRDLDAPEDVRRELLRLADKVSGRLRATGVSARTVTIKVRFSDFRTVTRSRTLPAPTDVAARLYEAARELYEEMRLHRARIRLLGVAATGLVTGHGPEQLRLGERPDRWREADAAMDRLRGRYGRDAVERAAVSEPRPRRFPQGPGEQGGERT
- a CDS encoding DNA polymerase III subunit alpha, translating into MTSPFAHLSVRSVYSLREGAIRLDELAARTRDLGMNAVALTDRDSLAGAVRFTQACAAYDIKPIYGARLTTAHDEAVAREDRFVVTMLARDRKGYENLCRILTAAHHRGERADPCATVEDLRAHSDGLFCMLGPESDAGRLIARRSVDGARDCVRDWLEIFGFRRLLVEVRNRLEPGDDVIAARAAAFAEDLRLRAVATTGARALTPADAFLGDVLDAMRKLVPLSEHHRDNSNYEATLKSPREMAALFGDRPGLLAEAARVAEECDFTLELGRVQVPSYPMPRGLPQRSLNELLARNCFEGIARRGMRESPRLRATLDAELRMCARLGFAGYFLTVADIVRRIKQMGIRSACRGSAAGSLICYLTGISEVDPIEHNLVFERFMNPYRSNELPDIDLDVESARREEVYRDILRTFRPERVACVAMVDTYRARGGIREVGKALGLPESEVGLIAKSFPHISASGIHAALERLPELKRSSLRAGQMELLFNVVERLAGFPRHLALHPSGILIAPDDLLTRTPMERSANGFRMSQFDKDDVEALGLLKLDVIGIRMLSSMTMAVAEVKRTSDEDVDLDAIPREDPEAFDLIRSSRTVGCFQIESPGQRELLGKLQPERWRDLIVEISLFRPGPVQSDMIGPYLARRHGWARPVYAHPSLRACLAETFGVVVYHEQVMRAIAAATGEDLGKADQVRRELAREDRLPALREWFFERARANGWREGEIEPVWHQVSSFAAFGFCKAHAAAFAVPTYQSAWLKAHHPAAFTVGVLTHEPGMYPRRVILDDARRHGVEVQPLDVGASAREYTVERAGSAWGVRIGLMHVEGINDAEIASILQARSEREFTGVVDFCRRTSVSRPVVEALIHAGALDAFGGRRDLLLHVAGLWEGSRPRPEPTQQEFVLREPVTSWGLRPYTDVEKVRAELEVTGMDSSRHVISFYRPTLASLGVTAARDLLDCRQDERVMIAGVKVASQTPAVRSGQRIIFLTLDDGTGLTDTAVFESVQEQCAWTIFHSWLLVVRGRVRRTGARGVSITCERAWDLAALAREHRDGSLDAAALWTEGVAEIEAADAERRRSARARGRRPEPVPRAPAPRAIPMPARTPADSPAATAPRKLWHASGGSAGA